GAGGGAAAAGGCCAGGGCTGCGAGGAATGATATTCCACGTGATAAACATGAACGCCGGTTTCTTCGAAAACTTCACGCTTCACCGCAGCTTCGAGCGTTTCACCCGGCTCGACAAAGCCTGCCAGTGTGGAAAGCACTTTGGGGCGAAAATGTGGACTGCGCGCCAGCAATGCGTATTCGCCGCGAGTGACCAGCACAATGATCGCCGGATCCGTGCGCGGAAAATGCTGGCGGCCGCAGGTTGCGCTCAGACATTGCCGCATGTGTCCGCCGGAACGCGGCTCTGCCGGCGCGCCGCAAGCGCCGCAGAAGCGATGCGTTTGATGCCAATGCACCAGCGCCCGGGCATAGGCCAGCAATGCCGCGTCTTGCGCCGGAAGAAACGGCGCGAGCAGCTTTACATCTTTGAATTCTCCTAAACGGTGCAGCGCATTGGCTCCATCATTACTTCGTGTACTGAGGTCGAGCGCGAAGTACGCAACCCCCTCTTCTTCACTGAGAAAAATTGTTTCATGCAAATCCAGCGGCGGACTGGAAAAATCTAGCGGTGAGAGAAAAACCGGCTGATTGTTTGAATCGAAGAGATGTTGGGCGTCCTGCAACACAATGATGCGCGTCGTGGGATCGCCAAGCCGTTCTGCCAGCCACACGCGATCTTCACGGTGTTCCGTCATGCGCGTGAGCGCGCAACCGC
This genomic interval from Cytophagia bacterium CHB2 contains the following:
- the nudC gene encoding NAD(+) diphosphatase, with the translated sequence MTEGKSNHLIASSRNYFGGCALTRMTEHREDRVWLAERLGDPTTRIIVLQDAQHLFDSNNQPVFLSPLDFSSPPLDLHETIFLSEEEGVAYFALDLSTRSNDGANALHRLGEFKDVKLLAPFLPAQDAALLAYARALVHWHQTHRFCGACGAPAEPRSGGHMRQCLSATCGRQHFPRTDPAIIVLVTRGEYALLARSPHFRPKVLSTLAGFVEPGETLEAAVKREVFEETGVHVYHVEYHSSQPWPFPSSLMIGFYAKTDTTELHVNAQEIEEARWLTRAELRAAVASGELLLPSLASISYRLIREWLEAESE